The Nocardia sp. NBC_01329 sequence CGAGGAGCCCGATACGACCGACCGGACGGCCGGCGAGATCGTGGATCGCGGTGCGGGCGAGCCGGATCGGCTGCAGCGGTTGTGGACGCCGTACCGGATGTCCTATATCGCGGAGGCCGCCACCACCGCGCCGAAGGGCGCGACAGGGCATCCGTTCACCGATATCCCCACCATGTCCGACGAGGACGGTCTGGTCGTCGCCCGGGGCGAGCAGGTGTACGCGGTGTTGAACCTGTATCCCTACAATCCTGGACACATGATGGTGGTGCCGTACCGCCGGGTCGCGAACCTGGAGGATCTCACCGCCGCGGAATCGACCGAGCTGATGGAGTTCACACAGCGGGCCATCCGGACGATGAAGAAGGTGTCGCGGCCACACGGTTTCAATGTGGGGCTCAACCTCGGCGGGGTGGCCGGCGGCTCGCTGGCCGACCATCTGCATCAACACATCGTGCCGCGCTGGGGTGGCGATGCGAATTTCATCACTGTGATCGGCGGCGCAAAAGTGATGCCGCAGCTGCTGCGCGAGACCCGGGCCCTGCTCGCGGCGGCCTGGGAGGAGGCGTAGATGGGTGACGCCCCCGACAGCTCGTTCGCCGGAATCGGCCCGTCGTGCGGGTACCACAGCGCAGAGGAGGGGTAGGTGCTGAGCATCTTCGGCCGGGCGACCTTCGCCAAGGCCACCGCGCCGCTCGGTAAGGCGCTGGTCGGGACCGGCCTCACGCCCGACGCCGTCACCCTGATCGGCACTGCCGCCACGATCGCCGCCGCGGTCACCCTGTACCCCACCGGGCATCTGTTCTGGGGAACGATCCTCATCTGGCTGTTCGTCATGTTCGATATGCTCGACGGCGCCATGGCCCGAGCTCGGGGTGGCGGAACGCGCTACGGTGCGGTGCTCGACGCGACCTGCGACCGCATCGCCGACGGCGCCGTCTTCGGCTCGCTGGCTTGGTGGGCGGTCTACCACGAACAGAGCGAACCGCTCTTCGTCGCCACTCTGGTGGTATTGGTGACCTCGCAGGTCATCTCGTATGCCAAAGCCCGCGCCGAGGCCAGCGGCCTGTCCGCCGACGGCGGACTGATCGAACGGCCGGACCGGCTGGTGATCGTGCTGGTCGGTGCGGGATCGACCGGTATCGGCGCGTACTGGGGTATCGACTGGCTGACCTGGGCCGTGCATGTGGCCATGTGGATCCTGGCGGTATTGAGCATCGTGACGGTGGGTCAGCGAGTGCTGGCGGTTCGTAACTCGCCCGGTGCCCGCGAGATCCTGGGGACGCCGAACAAGGGAACGGAGCAGCCTTCGTGAGGGGGTGGCGGGCGCGGGCGAGCGATCGCGGGTACGCCGCGGGCTGGCGAATGGTGCGCGCCCTGCCGGATCGGGTGGCGCGCACCCTGTTCGACCGGGGCGCCGATTTCGCGGCGCGCAACGGAGGCCCGACCCAGCTGCGGCGCAATCTGGCCCGGGTGGTCGGAGTGCCGGCGGAGGCCGTCTCCGACGAACTGATCCGGGCGAGTATGCGTTCCTATGCCCGGTACTGGCGGGAGGCGTTCCGGCTGCCCACGATGGATCACGCCGATCTGGTGCGGTCGGGCCGTATCTCGGTGCTCGGTCTGGAACATGTGGATGCCGCACTGGCGCGCGGCCGCGGGGTGGTGTTCGTTCTGCCGCATTCGGGCAACTGGGATATGGCAGGTACCTGGCTCGTACAGAACTACGGCACCTTCACCACGGTCGCCGAGCGACTGAAACCGGAATCGTTGTTCGAACGGTTCGTCGCCTACCGCGAAAGTCTCGGATTCGAGGTCTTCCCGCTGACCGGGGGCGAGCAGCCGCCGTTCACGGCGCTGGCGCAGCGGTTGCGCGACAACAAGATCGTCTGCCTGATGGGGGAGCGCGATCTCACCGGGCGCGGTGTGCCGGTGACCTTCTTCGGTGAGCGGACCTGGATGCCGGCCGGCGCGGCCGCGCTGGCCGTCGAGACCGGCGCCGCGTTGATGCCGGTCCACGTCTGGTTCACCGTCGACGACGAGGGTCGCGAATGCTGGATGGTGCGTGCCCGGGCGCCCCTGGACGTCACCGACGGCGTCGCGGCGGCGACCCAGGCCTTGGCCGATTGCTTCGCCGCCGGGATCGCCGAACACCCGGCCGACTGGCATATGTTGCAGCCGTTGTGGGAAACGGATCTGTCCGAGGCGCGCCTGGACCGGATCCACGCCGAACAGGCGCGCCGGGATACCTACTCGATCGATTCCGGTGGAGACCGCGCCCCATGAGAATCGGTATGGTCTGTCCCTACTCGTTCGATGTCCCGGGCGGCGTCCAGGCGCATGTGGCGGAACTGGCCCAGGTTTTCCTGGAACGCGGGCACAAGGTGAGCGTGCTGGCGCCGGCCTCGGAGACGACCGAACTCCCCGACTTCGTGGTCTCGGCCGGTCGTGCGGTGGCGATCCCCTACAACGGTTCGGTGGCCCGCCTCTCCTTCGGGCCGACCGCCTACACCCGGATCCGCCGGTGGGTCGAGAGCAACGAATTCGATGTCCTGCACATCCACGAACCCAACGCGCCCAGTTTGTCCATGCTGGCTCTGAAGATCGCCGAGGGTCCGATCGTGGCCACCTTCCACACCTCCACGACGAAGTCCCTGATATTGGCGACATTCCAAGGTGTGCTGCGGCCGTATCACGAGAAGATCAGCGGCCGCATCGCGGTATCGGAACTCGCCCGGCGCTGGCAGGTGGAGGCGCTCGGGTCCGACGCGGTGGAGATCCCGAACGGGGTGGATGTGCAGGCGTTCGCCCGCGCACCGCGGCTGCCCGGCTATCCGCGGCAGGGCGGCACCGTTCTGTTCCTCGGACGCTACGACGAGCCCCGTAAAGGAATGCAGGTGCTGCTCGGGGCGCTGCCGACGCTGGTCACCCGCCATCCCGACCTGGAGGTCCTGGTGGTCGGCCGCGGTGACGAGGACCGGTTGCGGCGGGAAGCGGGTCCGCTGGCCCGGCACCTGCGCTTTCTGGGACAGGTCTCCGACGCGGAAAAGGCCTCGGCCATGCGCAGTGCCGATGTCTACGTGGCGCCGAACCTGGGCGGGGAGAGTTTCGGGATCATCCTGATCGAGGCGATGGCAGCCGGTACCGCGGTGGTGGCCAGCGAACTGGACGCCTTCCGGCGGGTACTGCGCGATGGTGCCGCGGGGCTGCTGATCCCGATCGGCGATTCGGCGGCTCTGGCCGATGCCCTGGATTCGCTACTCACCGCCGAGGAGCGCCGTACCGATCTTGTGCGGACCGCGACGCAGGTGGTCGGCAGCTACGACTGGCCGGTGGTGGCCGAACAGATCCTGCGGGTCTACGAAACCGTGGTGGTCGGCGATATGCGGGTCCGGGTGGCCGGATGATCACTTTCTCCGCGACCACAGTTCTCGTTCTCGCCCTGATCGCGGCGCTCGTGGTGGCACTGGGCGTATGGGCCTACTCCACCGCGAACAGGCTGGACCGACTGCATGTGCGCACCGACCTGGCCTGGCACGCCCTCGACGCTGCCCTGGCCCGCCGGGCCGTGGTGGGCCGCGCGGTCGCGGTATCGCTGTCCGGGCCCGAGGCCGATTCCGGCGAGTCCGCCCGGCGGCTGTCCGTGCTCGCCGATCGCGCCGAACGCGCCGGTCGCGAGGACCGGGAAACGGTGGAGAACCAGTTGGCGGCGGCGCTGTCGGCCGTCGATATCGCCCGGCTGCCACCGCAGCAGGTCGCCGAACTGGCCGATGCGGAGGCCCGGGTGTTGATAGCGCGGCGCTTCCACAACGACGCCGTCCGCGACAC is a genomic window containing:
- a CDS encoding HIT family protein, which gives rise to MSERTAPDGLTEEPDTTDRTAGEIVDRGAGEPDRLQRLWTPYRMSYIAEAATTAPKGATGHPFTDIPTMSDEDGLVVARGEQVYAVLNLYPYNPGHMMVVPYRRVANLEDLTAAESTELMEFTQRAIRTMKKVSRPHGFNVGLNLGGVAGGSLADHLHQHIVPRWGGDANFITVIGGAKVMPQLLRETRALLAAAWEEA
- the pgsA gene encoding phosphatidylinositol phosphate synthase, with product MLSIFGRATFAKATAPLGKALVGTGLTPDAVTLIGTAATIAAAVTLYPTGHLFWGTILIWLFVMFDMLDGAMARARGGGTRYGAVLDATCDRIADGAVFGSLAWWAVYHEQSEPLFVATLVVLVTSQVISYAKARAEASGLSADGGLIERPDRLVIVLVGAGSTGIGAYWGIDWLTWAVHVAMWILAVLSIVTVGQRVLAVRNSPGAREILGTPNKGTEQPS
- a CDS encoding phosphatidylinositol mannoside acyltransferase, producing the protein MRGWRARASDRGYAAGWRMVRALPDRVARTLFDRGADFAARNGGPTQLRRNLARVVGVPAEAVSDELIRASMRSYARYWREAFRLPTMDHADLVRSGRISVLGLEHVDAALARGRGVVFVLPHSGNWDMAGTWLVQNYGTFTTVAERLKPESLFERFVAYRESLGFEVFPLTGGEQPPFTALAQRLRDNKIVCLMGERDLTGRGVPVTFFGERTWMPAGAAALAVETGAALMPVHVWFTVDDEGRECWMVRARAPLDVTDGVAAATQALADCFAAGIAEHPADWHMLQPLWETDLSEARLDRIHAEQARRDTYSIDSGGDRAP
- a CDS encoding glycosyltransferase family 4 protein, encoding MRIGMVCPYSFDVPGGVQAHVAELAQVFLERGHKVSVLAPASETTELPDFVVSAGRAVAIPYNGSVARLSFGPTAYTRIRRWVESNEFDVLHIHEPNAPSLSMLALKIAEGPIVATFHTSTTKSLILATFQGVLRPYHEKISGRIAVSELARRWQVEALGSDAVEIPNGVDVQAFARAPRLPGYPRQGGTVLFLGRYDEPRKGMQVLLGALPTLVTRHPDLEVLVVGRGDEDRLRREAGPLARHLRFLGQVSDAEKASAMRSADVYVAPNLGGESFGIILIEAMAAGTAVVASELDAFRRVLRDGAAGLLIPIGDSAALADALDSLLTAEERRTDLVRTATQVVGSYDWPVVAEQILRVYETVVVGDMRVRVAG